One genomic window of Denticeps clupeoides chromosome 14, fDenClu1.1, whole genome shotgun sequence includes the following:
- the LOC114803104 gene encoding 14-3-3 protein beta/alpha-A-like: MDRTELIQKAKLAEQAERYDDMAASMKEVTERGAELSNEERNLLSVAYKNVVGARRSAWRVISSIEQKTEGSDKKLQMVKEYREKVEAELREICNDVLELLSKYLIENSTNPESKVFYLKMKGDYYRYLAEVASGDDKKDTITNSQTAYQDAFDISKREMQPTHPIRLGLALNFSVFYYEILNSPEQACALAKQAFDEAIAELDTLNEDSYKDSTLIMQLLRDNLTLWTSDSAADEGEGGDGEN, encoded by the exons ATGGATCGGAcggagctcattcagaaagccAAGCTGGCCGAGCAGGCCGAGCGCTACGACGACATGGCCGCGTCCATGAAGGAGGTGACGGAGCGCGGCGCCGAGCTGTCCAACGAGGAGCGGAACCTGCTGTCGGTCGCCTACAAGAACGTGGTGGGCGCGCGGCGGTCCGCCTGGAGGGTCATCTCCAGCATCGAGCAGAAGACCGAGGGCAGCGACAAGAAGCTCCAGATGGTGAAGGAGTACCGGGAGAAGGTGGAGGCCGAGCTGAGAGAGATCTGCAACGATGTGCTG GAACTTTTGAGCAAATATTTGATTGAGAACTCCACGAACCCCGAGAGCAAAGTCTTCTATTTAAAGATGAAGGGAGATTACTACAGATATCTTGCCGAAGTTGCCTCAGGAGACGACAAGAAGG ACACGATAACCAACTCTCAGACCGCCTACCAGGACGCCTTCGATATCAGCAAACGTGAGATGCAGCCTACACACCCCATCCGCCTAGGCCTGGCCCTCAACTTCTCAGTCTTCTACTACGAGATCCTCAACTCCCCGGAGCAGGCCTGCGCTCTGGCTAAACAG GCTTTCGATGAAGCCATCGCTGAGCTCGATACACTGAACGAAGACTCGTACAAAGACAGCACGCTCATCATGCAGCTGCTGAGAGACAACCTCACA TTATGGACCTCTGACAGTGCTGCTGACGAAGGCgaaggaggagatggagaaaaCTAA